One region of Intestinimonas massiliensis (ex Afouda et al. 2020) genomic DNA includes:
- a CDS encoding DUF3343 domain-containing protein, translating to MTYIATFYSHFGAIRYKRLCESCRMAAKLMPVPRDLSSSCGTCVRYEGETACPADVWPQEVEQVVQALPEGYRTCYRAENS from the coding sequence ATGACCTATATCGCCACATTCTATTCCCACTTCGGCGCCATCCGGTACAAGCGGCTCTGCGAGAGTTGCCGGATGGCGGCAAAGCTCATGCCGGTGCCCCGGGACCTGAGCAGCAGCTGCGGCACCTGCGTGCGCTACGAGGGTGAGACGGCCTGTCCGGCGGACGTCTGGCCCCAGGAGGTGGAGCAGGTCGTGCAGGCGCTGCCGGAGGGCTACCGCACCTGCTACCGGGCGGAAAACAGCTAA
- a CDS encoding sulfurtransferase TusA family protein — protein MNTLDARGLSCPEPVVMLRKAMASQEPAYQIVVDNPTSRENVTRYAEHQGYQVACVEHDGEYTLSITK, from the coding sequence ATGAATACGCTGGACGCCCGTGGGCTCTCCTGCCCAGAGCCCGTGGTCATGCTCCGCAAGGCCATGGCCTCCCAGGAGCCCGCCTACCAGATCGTGGTGGACAACCCCACCTCCCGGGAAAACGTGACCCGCTATGCCGAGCACCAGGGCTATCAGGTGGCCTGTGTGGAGCACGACGGAGAGTATACCCTCTCCATCACCAAGTGA
- the yedE gene encoding YedE family putative selenium transporter: MDLKKETSGIVLAGVVIGILASLLVFFGNPVNMGFCIACFLRDTAGALGLHSAAPVQYIRPEIIGLVLGSFLLALTRKELSARGGSAPLTRFVLGFFVMIGCLMFLGCPFRMILRLAGGDLNALFGLGGFVCGILAGVFFLNRGYSLRRTYRLPALEGRLFPVLQVVLLLLLVAAPSLLRFTEPGGGPGAKHAAVLISLAAGLVVGALAQRTRLCMVGGIRDLVLFRESKLLLGFLAILVSALACNLVLNAATPDAYFHLGFTGQAVAHTDGLWNFLGMLLAGFGCVLLGGCPLRQLVLSGEGNTDSAVTVLGLMAGAAFAHNFGLASSGEGPTANGKLAVVIGIAVVAVIACFNTFRKEES, encoded by the coding sequence ATGGACCTGAAAAAGGAAACCTCCGGCATCGTTCTGGCCGGCGTCGTCATCGGTATCCTCGCATCCCTGCTGGTGTTCTTCGGCAATCCGGTCAACATGGGCTTCTGCATTGCCTGCTTCCTGCGGGACACCGCCGGAGCCCTTGGCCTCCACTCCGCCGCCCCGGTGCAGTACATCCGCCCCGAGATCATCGGACTGGTGCTGGGCAGCTTTCTGCTGGCCCTGACCCGGAAGGAGCTCTCCGCCCGGGGCGGCAGCGCCCCGCTGACCCGCTTCGTGCTGGGCTTCTTCGTCATGATCGGCTGCCTGATGTTCCTGGGCTGCCCCTTCCGCATGATCCTGCGGCTGGCCGGCGGCGACCTGAACGCCCTGTTCGGCCTGGGCGGCTTCGTCTGCGGCATTCTGGCCGGGGTATTTTTCCTGAACCGGGGATATTCCCTCCGCCGCACCTACCGGCTTCCCGCTCTGGAGGGCCGGCTGTTCCCCGTCCTCCAGGTGGTGCTGCTCCTGCTCCTGGTGGCCGCCCCCTCTCTGCTCCGCTTCACCGAGCCGGGCGGCGGCCCCGGCGCCAAGCACGCGGCGGTCCTCATCAGCCTGGCCGCCGGGCTCGTCGTGGGCGCGCTGGCCCAGCGGACCCGGCTGTGCATGGTGGGCGGCATCCGGGATTTGGTCCTGTTCCGGGAATCCAAGCTGCTGCTGGGTTTCCTGGCCATTCTGGTCAGCGCCCTGGCCTGTAACCTGGTGCTCAACGCCGCCACGCCGGACGCCTACTTCCACCTGGGCTTCACGGGCCAGGCCGTGGCCCACACCGACGGGCTGTGGAACTTCCTGGGAATGCTGCTCGCCGGCTTTGGCTGCGTCCTGCTGGGGGGCTGCCCCCTGCGGCAGCTCGTGCTCTCCGGCGAGGGCAACACCGACAGCGCCGTCACGGTGCTGGGGCTCATGGCGGGAGCCGCCTTCGCCCACAACTTCGGCCTGGCCTCCAGCGGCGAGGGTCCCACCGCCAACGGCAAGCTGGCCGTGGTCATCGGCATCGCCGTGGTGGCCGTCATCGCCTGTTTCAACACCTTCCGAAAAGAAGAATCGTAG
- a CDS encoding aminotransferase class V-fold PLP-dependent enzyme produces MGSIYLDNASTTFPKPRAVADAMYGFLTQTGSNINRGCYQRAYRVEETVYETRQMLCELFGGEDCKNVVFTKNVTESLNVLLKGFLRPGDHVLVSAVEHNAVMRPLVQLERRGVSFSRVPCAEDGSLRVEALAGSLTPRTRAVVMTHASNVCGTLLPLGEVGEFCAAHGLRFFVDSAQTAGVWPIHMGDMHIDALAFTGHKGLLGPQGVGGFVLREDLIGQVEPLLSGGTGSLSHTEETPDFLPDRFEAGTLNLPGILGLHAGLAWLKDTGIDAVRAHEQKLTARFLEGLRAIPGIRVAGRGDLRGRTGVVSLQTPGRELSQVAWELDETYGIMTRVGLHCAPAAHRTLGTYPTGTIRFSFGWWNTEEEVDTALGALEEILKGRRGHGA; encoded by the coding sequence ATGGGAAGCATCTATCTGGACAACGCCAGCACCACCTTTCCCAAGCCCAGGGCCGTGGCGGACGCCATGTATGGCTTTCTGACGCAGACGGGCAGCAACATCAACCGGGGCTGTTACCAGCGGGCCTACCGCGTGGAGGAGACCGTTTACGAGACCCGGCAGATGCTGTGCGAGCTGTTCGGCGGGGAGGACTGCAAGAACGTGGTCTTTACCAAAAACGTCACCGAGAGTCTGAACGTCCTGCTGAAGGGCTTCCTCCGGCCCGGCGACCATGTGTTGGTGTCCGCTGTGGAGCACAACGCCGTCATGCGGCCTCTGGTGCAGTTGGAGCGCAGAGGCGTCTCCTTTTCCCGGGTCCCCTGCGCAGAGGACGGGAGCCTGCGGGTCGAGGCCCTCGCCGGCAGCCTGACCCCCCGCACCCGGGCCGTGGTCATGACCCATGCCAGCAACGTGTGTGGGACGCTGCTGCCGCTGGGGGAGGTGGGGGAGTTCTGCGCGGCCCACGGCCTGCGCTTTTTCGTGGATTCCGCCCAGACCGCCGGCGTCTGGCCCATCCACATGGGGGACATGCACATCGACGCCCTGGCCTTCACCGGCCACAAGGGCCTGCTGGGCCCCCAGGGCGTCGGGGGCTTCGTGCTCCGGGAAGACCTGATCGGACAGGTGGAGCCCCTGCTCTCCGGCGGGACGGGCAGCCTCAGCCATACGGAGGAGACGCCGGACTTTCTGCCGGACCGCTTTGAGGCGGGGACGCTGAACCTGCCGGGTATCCTGGGCCTGCACGCCGGCCTGGCCTGGCTGAAGGACACCGGCATCGACGCGGTCCGGGCCCATGAGCAGAAGCTGACGGCGCGCTTTCTGGAGGGGCTTCGGGCCATACCCGGTATCCGGGTGGCGGGGAGGGGGGACCTCCGCGGCCGAACGGGGGTGGTGTCCCTGCAGACCCCGGGGCGGGAGTTGTCCCAGGTGGCCTGGGAGCTGGATGAGACCTATGGGATCATGACCCGGGTGGGCCTGCACTGCGCCCCTGCCGCCCATAGGACCCTGGGGACCTATCCTACCGGTACCATCCGCTTCTCCTTCGGCTGGTGGAACACGGAGGAAGAGGTGGACACGGCCCTCGGGGCCCTGGAGGAGATCCTGAAGGGGCGGCGCGGCCATGGAGCTTAA
- a CDS encoding selenium metabolism-associated LysR family transcriptional regulator — translation MELKQLESFTNVVEYRSFTKAAEKLYISQPTISTHIRQLEEELHSRLIIRTTKSIEITPRGWELYECACHILSLRDNLLQRWAGESRKIIRLGASTIPSAYILPELLPAYGKAHPDTYFSIHQSDSQGIVDGLLQGNFDVGLVGMRCADEALACIPFYQDRMVLITPVNEHFLALKAQGAFPVEALLGEAMILRENGSGSKKSADRFLESMGIRESELQVIARINDQEAIKNLVAQGLGISILSERAARNFCEEKRLLGFELPESAARRSLYLIYQKNYILKPYIQKFAEFVKRFYPSAEPEDAEPVKAR, via the coding sequence ATGGAGCTTAAGCAGTTGGAATCCTTTACCAACGTGGTGGAGTACCGCAGCTTCACCAAGGCGGCGGAAAAGCTCTATATCTCCCAACCCACCATCAGCACGCATATCCGGCAACTGGAAGAGGAGCTCCACTCCCGCCTCATCATCCGGACCACCAAGAGCATCGAGATCACGCCCCGGGGGTGGGAGCTGTACGAGTGCGCCTGCCACATTCTGAGCCTGCGGGACAATCTGCTCCAGCGCTGGGCGGGCGAGAGCCGGAAAATCATCCGTCTAGGCGCCTCCACCATTCCCTCCGCCTACATCCTGCCGGAACTGCTCCCCGCATATGGGAAGGCCCACCCCGACACCTATTTTTCCATCCATCAAAGCGACAGCCAGGGCATCGTGGACGGACTGCTGCAGGGCAATTTTGACGTGGGACTGGTGGGGATGCGCTGCGCGGACGAGGCTCTGGCCTGCATCCCCTTCTATCAGGACCGGATGGTGCTGATCACACCGGTGAACGAGCATTTCCTGGCGCTGAAGGCCCAGGGGGCTTTTCCTGTGGAGGCGCTGCTGGGGGAGGCGATGATCCTGCGGGAGAACGGGAGCGGCAGCAAGAAGAGCGCGGACCGCTTTCTAGAGAGCATGGGCATCCGGGAATCCGAGCTGCAGGTCATCGCCCGCATCAACGATCAGGAGGCCATCAAGAATCTGGTGGCGCAGGGTTTGGGGATCTCCATCCTCTCCGAGCGGGCAGCCCGGAATTTCTGTGAGGAGAAGCGGCTGCTGGGGTTCGAGCTGCCGGAGAGCGCGGCGCGGCGGAGCCTCTACCTGATCTATCAGAAAAACTACATTCTAAAGCCGTATATCCAAAAATTTGCAGAATTTGTAAAGCGGTTTTACCCGTCGGCGGAGCCGGAAGATGCCGAACCCGTCAAGGCCCGGTGA
- a CDS encoding ATP-binding protein yields MVRKIIKIDENKCNGCGLCAAACHEGAIGMVNGKAKLLREDYCDGLGDCLPACPTGAITFEEREAPAYDHAAVLAAKAARQTASAPLPCGCPGSASRVIRREERPAASGEIPSELRQFPVQLKLVPVRAPYFDGADLLIAADCTAFAYGAFHRDFIRGRVVLVGCPKLDEGDYTEKLSAILAANEIRSVTVVRMEVPCCGGIQRAAEAAVAASGRKIPLKVSVIGIDGQLRS; encoded by the coding sequence ATGGTAAGAAAGATCATCAAAATCGACGAGAACAAATGCAACGGCTGCGGGCTGTGCGCGGCGGCCTGCCACGAAGGGGCCATCGGCATGGTAAACGGCAAGGCCAAACTGCTGCGGGAGGACTACTGCGACGGTCTGGGGGATTGTCTCCCCGCCTGCCCCACCGGCGCCATCACCTTTGAGGAGCGGGAGGCCCCCGCTTACGACCACGCCGCCGTGCTGGCCGCCAAGGCCGCCCGGCAAACCGCCAGCGCCCCGCTCCCCTGCGGCTGCCCCGGCTCGGCCAGCCGCGTCATCCGGAGGGAAGAGCGCCCCGCAGCGTCCGGCGAGATCCCCTCAGAGCTGCGGCAGTTCCCTGTGCAGCTCAAGCTGGTGCCCGTCCGGGCCCCCTACTTCGACGGGGCGGACCTGCTCATCGCCGCCGACTGTACGGCCTTTGCCTATGGCGCCTTCCACCGGGACTTCATCCGCGGCCGGGTGGTCCTGGTGGGCTGTCCCAAGCTGGACGAGGGGGATTACACGGAAAAGCTCTCCGCCATTCTCGCCGCCAACGAGATCCGCAGCGTGACCGTCGTCCGGATGGAGGTCCCCTGCTGCGGCGGCATCCAGCGCGCCGCGGAGGCCGCCGTGGCCGCGTCCGGCCGCAAGATCCCGCTGAAGGTGTCCGTCATCGGGATCGACGGCCAGCTCCGCAGCTAA
- a CDS encoding Crp/Fnr family transcriptional regulator, whose amino-acid sequence MENYLQVLCQSPLFAGAAEADARAMLQCLGAVVRRYGRGEFVLRSGGPADQMGVVLSGGLQVCREDALGYRTILAALGPGELFGEAYACARTETLPVSVLASADSAVVLLDGKRLLTTCPTACRFHGELIRNLISVLARKNVFLTRRMEHLSKRTLREKLLSYLEEQAAGAGGATFEIPLDRQGLADYLCADRSALSRELGTLKREGVVAFERSRFRLLYPAEAQNEK is encoded by the coding sequence TTGGAGAATTATTTGCAGGTGCTGTGCCAATCGCCGCTGTTCGCAGGCGCTGCGGAGGCGGACGCCCGCGCGATGCTGCAATGCCTGGGGGCGGTGGTCCGGCGGTACGGCCGGGGGGAATTTGTTCTGCGCAGCGGCGGCCCGGCGGACCAGATGGGCGTGGTGCTCTCCGGCGGACTTCAGGTCTGCCGGGAGGATGCCCTGGGTTACCGCACGATCCTGGCCGCCCTGGGTCCGGGAGAACTCTTTGGGGAGGCCTATGCCTGCGCGCGGACAGAAACGCTGCCGGTATCGGTGCTGGCCAGCGCGGACAGCGCGGTGGTGCTGCTGGACGGTAAAAGGCTTCTGACCACCTGTCCCACGGCCTGCCGATTCCACGGGGAGCTGATTCGCAACCTGATCTCGGTACTGGCCCGGAAGAACGTCTTTTTGACCCGGCGGATGGAGCACCTGTCCAAGCGCACGCTGCGGGAAAAGCTGCTGTCCTACTTGGAAGAGCAGGCGGCGGGGGCCGGCGGGGCCACGTTTGAGATTCCACTGGACCGCCAGGGACTGGCCGACTACCTCTGCGCCGACCGCAGCGCCCTGTCCCGGGAACTGGGTACCCTGAAGCGGGAGGGTGTGGTGGCGTTTGAGCGCAGCCGCTTCCGGCTGCTGTACCCAGCGGAGGCCCAAAATGAGAAGTGA
- a CDS encoding nucleoside hydrolase, with product MRSEVNPMRSIPILLDGDPGHDDAIAWMLAKASPRLEIRAVTSVSGNQTIEKTTYNALRVMALLGIDAPMAKGRPGPLVSEPMVAPSVHGETGLDGPALPEPLRRPEPISAVEQMARVLRASGEPVTLVSTGPLTNVAALLLSHPELKSRIGRISMMGGGIRHGNWTPAAEFNILVDPEAAELVFRSGVPITMAGLDVTEQALVYPEEFQRIRAAGNPVARVVADWLDFFYRFHREKGYRGAPVHDGVAVAALIAPELFRGEELYIEVETGGDYCRGATIADYYHQTGKRPNATVLLDVDRAGFVDLLVRAVERYGEGM from the coding sequence ATGAGAAGTGAGGTGAATCCCATGCGCTCCATCCCCATCCTTCTGGACGGAGACCCCGGCCATGACGACGCCATCGCCTGGATGCTGGCTAAAGCCAGTCCACGGCTGGAGATCCGGGCCGTGACCTCGGTCAGCGGGAACCAGACCATTGAAAAGACCACCTATAACGCCCTGCGGGTCATGGCTCTGCTGGGGATCGACGCTCCCATGGCCAAGGGCCGGCCGGGGCCGCTGGTCTCGGAGCCCATGGTGGCTCCCAGCGTCCATGGGGAGACGGGGCTGGACGGCCCGGCCCTGCCGGAGCCGCTGCGCCGGCCGGAACCCATCAGCGCCGTGGAGCAGATGGCCCGGGTCCTGCGGGCGAGCGGCGAGCCGGTAACCCTGGTATCCACCGGGCCGCTGACCAATGTGGCCGCGCTGCTGCTGTCCCACCCGGAGCTGAAGTCCAGGATCGGCCGCATCTCTATGATGGGCGGGGGCATCCGGCATGGGAATTGGACCCCGGCGGCGGAGTTCAACATCCTGGTGGACCCGGAAGCGGCGGAGCTGGTATTCCGCTCCGGCGTGCCCATCACCATGGCTGGGCTGGACGTGACGGAGCAGGCCCTGGTCTACCCGGAGGAGTTCCAGCGCATTCGGGCGGCGGGCAATCCAGTGGCCCGCGTGGTGGCCGACTGGCTGGATTTTTTCTACCGGTTCCATCGGGAGAAGGGCTACCGGGGGGCGCCTGTCCACGACGGCGTGGCCGTGGCCGCCCTGATTGCGCCGGAGCTGTTCCGCGGGGAGGAGCTGTATATCGAGGTGGAGACCGGCGGAGATTACTGCCGGGGAGCCACCATAGCAGACTATTATCACCAGACTGGAAAGCGGCCCAATGCCACAGTTCTGCTGGATGTGGACCGGGCCGGGTTTGTGGACCTGCTGGTACGGGCTGTGGAGCGTTATGGGGAGGGAATGTGA